Proteins encoded in a region of the Carassius gibelio isolate Cgi1373 ecotype wild population from Czech Republic chromosome B5, carGib1.2-hapl.c, whole genome shotgun sequence genome:
- the ciz1a gene encoding cdkn1a interacting zinc finger protein 1a isoform X2: MFNPHQQQQQHQFHQHLRQLQHLFQQQTPPPPPPPPQPPPTHHITHTHTRPMAVPAPSPASARMVNLCSATQAIIAPNPMLQGALLMQQMQAGGMRGFAMGGQQFPQFFTAGSRASLLGPVPMGVAIKTPHMGFQRHFTPHARYYTNEFQARQPDRKRENEQKSAGSQSEASSSSSRDPGCQESSEQPDEPAAKKHKTQESEEPVETESAQSAEYKSPDPAELTLQEGGDVDAEADEPSQAAEVESTEAPDKDVEQQISDGPDENTVSDSVLEIKETSDTPEEVKDGETETSNKFFCYICNITCHNQQNFQSHMNGLTHQQKMMEIQHMSNACLVTLLPRVQETLQGAHRDGEKRAGLQRWCSTCQTHFTTNVMEHRRTTEHKRCIRSSSSSCTVCKLHFRTHREFVEHMQSPEHQQRVQQLWKESDQMNTDMFLGEEDGECSDEEREEEENGKEGLSAQMEVTLEDLTEDEEFDSDTVYGSSFVVPVAGFLCRLCGQFYHFESSARHTHCKTLTHFQNLKRYKALLKQEDSVSSPDQTSVLTKTPASCSTSPPSCTQEVQPHAQEEAEPEGKSVRGRGRTPAKRRGRGARRR; the protein is encoded by the exons ATGTTTAACCctcaccagcagcagcagcagcatcagttTCATCAGCATCTGCGGCAGCTTCAGCATCTGTTTCAGCAGCAgactcctcctccacctcctcctccaccacAGCCTCCTCCTACtcatcacatcacacacacacacacacg GCCCATGGCAGTTCCTGCTCCATCTCCTGCTTCTGCTCGTATGGTGAACCTGTGTTCAGCCACGCAGGCCATCATCGCTCCCAACCCCATGCTGCAGGGGGCGCTGCTCATGCAGCAGATGCAGG CGGGTGGCATGCGTGGCTTTGCGATGGGGGGCCAGCAGTTTCCTCAGTTCTTCACTGCGGGCTCCAGAGCGTCTCTTCTGGGACCCGTCCCGATGGGAGTCGCCATCAAGACCCCACACATGGGATTCCAGCGCCACTTCACGCCACACGCGCGCTATTACACcaac GAGTTTCAGGCTCGTCAGCCGGACAGAAAGAGGGAAAACGAGCAGAAATCTGCGggcagccaatcagaagccagcagcagcagcagcagag ATCCGGGATGTCAGGAGTCTTCAGAGCAGCCCGATGAACCAGCggccaaaaaacacaaaacacaaga gtcAGAGGAGCCTGTGGAGACAGAATCAGCTCAAAGTGCGGAGTATAAGAGCCCAGATCCTGCAg AGCTCACTCTGCAGGAGGGAGGAGACGTGGACGCTGAAGCAGATGAACCGAGTCAAGCGGCCGAG GTTGAAAGCACAGAAGCTCCAGATAAAGACGTCGAGCAGCAGATCAGTGACGGTCCAGACGAGAACACGGTCTCTGATTCAGTGCTTGAGATCAAGGAGACCTCAGACACTCCTGAGGAGGTCAAAGACGGAGAAACAGAGACCTCCAACAAGTTCTTCTGCTATATTTGCAACATCACTTGCCATAACCAGCAA AATTTCCAGAGCCATATGAACGGCCTGACGCACCAGCAGAAGATGATGGAGATCCAGCACATGAGCAACGCGTGTCTCGTAACCCTGCTGCCGCGAGTCCAGGAGACCCTGCAAGGAGCTCACAGAGACGG TGAGAAGAGAGCAGGTCTGCAGAGATGGTGCTCCACCTGCCAGACGCACTTCACCACCAACGTCATGGAGCATCGCAGAACCACGGAGCACAAG cgctGCATCCGCTCGTCCAGCTCCAGCTGCACCGTCTGTAAGCTGCACTTCAGGACACACAGAGAGTTTGTGGAGCACATGCAGTCTCCGGAGCACCAGCAGCGAGTCCAGCAG cTGTGGAAGGAGTCGGATCAGATGAACACCGACATGTTTCTGGGTGAAGAGGACGGAGAGTGCAGCGATGAGGAGAGGGAGGAAGAGGAGAACGGGAAG GAGGGTCTGTCTGCGCAGATGGAGGTCACACTGGAGGATCTGACCGAAGACGAGGAGTTCGACTCGGACACAGTGTACG GCTCCAGTTTCGTGGTGCCCGTGGCTGGTTTCCTCTGTCGTCTCTGTGGTCAGTTCTATCACTTTGAGTCTTCGGCTCGACACACACACTGCAAGACGCTCACACACTTCCAGAATCTGAAG CGTTACAAAGCTTTACTGAAGCAGGAAgactccgtctcgagtccagatcAGACGTCAGTCCTCACGAAGACCCCAGCCTCCTGCAGCACCTCACCTCCCAGCTGCACACAGGAAGTGCAGCCGCACGCACAGGAAGAGGCGGAGCCCGAGGGGAAGAGCGTCCGGGGCCGCGGCCGCACTCCTGCTAAGAGACGAGGACGAGGAGCGAGACGACGCTGA
- the ciz1a gene encoding cdkn1a interacting zinc finger protein 1a isoform X1, with protein sequence MFNPHQQQQQHQFHQHLRQLQHLFQQQTPPPPPPPPQPPPTHHITHTHTRPMAVPAPSPASARMVNLCSATQAIIAPNPMLQGALLMQQMQAGGMRGFAMGGQQFPQFFTAGSRASLLGPVPMGVAIKTPHMGFQRHFTPHARYYTNEFQARQPDRKRENEQKSAGSQSEASSSSSRADPGCQESSEQPDEPAAKKHKTQESEEPVETESAQSAEYKSPDPAELTLQEGGDVDAEADEPSQAAEVESTEAPDKDVEQQISDGPDENTVSDSVLEIKETSDTPEEVKDGETETSNKFFCYICNITCHNQQNFQSHMNGLTHQQKMMEIQHMSNACLVTLLPRVQETLQGAHRDGEKRAGLQRWCSTCQTHFTTNVMEHRRTTEHKRCIRSSSSSCTVCKLHFRTHREFVEHMQSPEHQQRVQQLWKESDQMNTDMFLGEEDGECSDEEREEEENGKEGLSAQMEVTLEDLTEDEEFDSDTVYGSSFVVPVAGFLCRLCGQFYHFESSARHTHCKTLTHFQNLKRYKALLKQEDSVSSPDQTSVLTKTPASCSTSPPSCTQEVQPHAQEEAEPEGKSVRGRGRTPAKRRGRGARRR encoded by the exons ATGTTTAACCctcaccagcagcagcagcagcatcagttTCATCAGCATCTGCGGCAGCTTCAGCATCTGTTTCAGCAGCAgactcctcctccacctcctcctccaccacAGCCTCCTCCTACtcatcacatcacacacacacacacacg GCCCATGGCAGTTCCTGCTCCATCTCCTGCTTCTGCTCGTATGGTGAACCTGTGTTCAGCCACGCAGGCCATCATCGCTCCCAACCCCATGCTGCAGGGGGCGCTGCTCATGCAGCAGATGCAGG CGGGTGGCATGCGTGGCTTTGCGATGGGGGGCCAGCAGTTTCCTCAGTTCTTCACTGCGGGCTCCAGAGCGTCTCTTCTGGGACCCGTCCCGATGGGAGTCGCCATCAAGACCCCACACATGGGATTCCAGCGCCACTTCACGCCACACGCGCGCTATTACACcaac GAGTTTCAGGCTCGTCAGCCGGACAGAAAGAGGGAAAACGAGCAGAAATCTGCGggcagccaatcagaagccagcagcagcagcagcagag CAGATCCGGGATGTCAGGAGTCTTCAGAGCAGCCCGATGAACCAGCggccaaaaaacacaaaacacaaga gtcAGAGGAGCCTGTGGAGACAGAATCAGCTCAAAGTGCGGAGTATAAGAGCCCAGATCCTGCAg AGCTCACTCTGCAGGAGGGAGGAGACGTGGACGCTGAAGCAGATGAACCGAGTCAAGCGGCCGAG GTTGAAAGCACAGAAGCTCCAGATAAAGACGTCGAGCAGCAGATCAGTGACGGTCCAGACGAGAACACGGTCTCTGATTCAGTGCTTGAGATCAAGGAGACCTCAGACACTCCTGAGGAGGTCAAAGACGGAGAAACAGAGACCTCCAACAAGTTCTTCTGCTATATTTGCAACATCACTTGCCATAACCAGCAA AATTTCCAGAGCCATATGAACGGCCTGACGCACCAGCAGAAGATGATGGAGATCCAGCACATGAGCAACGCGTGTCTCGTAACCCTGCTGCCGCGAGTCCAGGAGACCCTGCAAGGAGCTCACAGAGACGG TGAGAAGAGAGCAGGTCTGCAGAGATGGTGCTCCACCTGCCAGACGCACTTCACCACCAACGTCATGGAGCATCGCAGAACCACGGAGCACAAG cgctGCATCCGCTCGTCCAGCTCCAGCTGCACCGTCTGTAAGCTGCACTTCAGGACACACAGAGAGTTTGTGGAGCACATGCAGTCTCCGGAGCACCAGCAGCGAGTCCAGCAG cTGTGGAAGGAGTCGGATCAGATGAACACCGACATGTTTCTGGGTGAAGAGGACGGAGAGTGCAGCGATGAGGAGAGGGAGGAAGAGGAGAACGGGAAG GAGGGTCTGTCTGCGCAGATGGAGGTCACACTGGAGGATCTGACCGAAGACGAGGAGTTCGACTCGGACACAGTGTACG GCTCCAGTTTCGTGGTGCCCGTGGCTGGTTTCCTCTGTCGTCTCTGTGGTCAGTTCTATCACTTTGAGTCTTCGGCTCGACACACACACTGCAAGACGCTCACACACTTCCAGAATCTGAAG CGTTACAAAGCTTTACTGAAGCAGGAAgactccgtctcgagtccagatcAGACGTCAGTCCTCACGAAGACCCCAGCCTCCTGCAGCACCTCACCTCCCAGCTGCACACAGGAAGTGCAGCCGCACGCACAGGAAGAGGCGGAGCCCGAGGGGAAGAGCGTCCGGGGCCGCGGCCGCACTCCTGCTAAGAGACGAGGACGAGGAGCGAGACGACGCTGA